The sequence TCTTCGGGGCGCAAGGGGCGGTAGCCCTCATACACCTTTTTAGCCCGTTCGACATCGCCTTTGAAGCGCACCAAAGAGAACTCTGTCTCCACCAAGCCAGGGTTCACCTCCGACACACGTACCCCTTCCTTGTACAAATCGATGCGCATAGCTTTGGAGAGGGCATCCACTGCAAATTTAGAAGCACAGTACACATTGCCGCCCGGATACACCTCCTTGCCTGCAATAGACCCTATGTTGACAATGTGCCCCTTTTTTTGCTTGAGCATATAAGGCAACACTGCCTTGGTTACATACAACAAGCCTTTTACATTGCCGTCTATCATGGCGTCCCAGTCGTCGAGGCTGCCCTCTTGAATGGGTGCCAAGCCATGCGCATTGCCGGCATTGTTCACAAGCACGTCTATCGACTGCCACCCGACGGGCAGATTTTCCAAGGCTTGTGCCACGGCAGCCCGTTCACGTACGTCAAAGCGCAGGGTAAGTACTTCGGTCTGGGTACTCAGTTCCTGTTTCAGGGAGTCGAGGCGCTCTTTCCTGCGCCCACACAAAATAAGACGTACCCCATAGGCTGCCATCAGACGGGCAGTAGCCAAACCAATGCCCGAAGTAGCACCGGTAATCAAGGCTGTTTGTGGTTGGTTGCTCATCGTGAAATAGATGTTTAGATACTGCAGGTAGTGGTAATAATACAAAAAGATTTTTATCTTGGGTTCGCTCATGTCTGCCCTACTGTATAGAGCCCATGAATTGCCTGATGAAAAAACTCCTGTGTCAAGAATTGATTTTTATGAACGAATTGCCTCATGAAGATGCTTCGACTGCCACAAAGCGCCACTGCCCGCATAGCCTATCCTTTCCGGATGATTGCCTACAGCCTGATATGGGTGCTAAGTGTCGTTAACTTTGAGCAATATGCCAGCGTACACCGCGCGCAGCTTTATTTCCTCATAACCCTTGCGATACTTTACCCGCACCTCATGCATTGGCTTTTTGCCTACTTAGAAAAAAATACATGGTGGCGGCAACATTTCCTGTTGCCCGATGCCCTTTTGCTGGGCTATACCCTTCATGTATTTGGCTTGCCGCCGGTCATATCCATTACCCTGAATGCCATGTTGTTCGGAAGCCACATTGCTCTGCGCGGCAAGCAACACCTATGGGTATTGGCGCTTGCCGAACTGCTGGGCTTTGGCATGGCGGTGCTGCTCGAAGGAGGACATCTCTACATCAGCCCCCCCAATTACCTGAATGCGGTGATTTGCTCCGTGGTGTCGAGCTTCTATTGTATTGCCTTCGGCTACCAAGCCTACCGTCAGTCTTCTTCACTCAAAAAAGCACGGATAGCCATAGAGCAGCAGGCACAAGTGCTGCAGCAACAAAAAGAAGAACTGGAGGCACTCACCCATAAGCAAATACACTTAATGCAGACCATTGCCCACGATATGAAAAACCCACTGCACAACATCATGGGCTTGCTAGAGGTCATCCGGCTGGATGGTACGCTCAACCAAGCACAACAAGAGGCGTACTACCGCATTATGAAAGTAGTAGAGCAGCAACAAGAACGCATCCACAAAATACTGAGCGAGCGGGCAAGGCATACCGGACAAATAGACATACAAAACCAAAGGATTGCGGTCCATGAGTTGTTGCATGAATGTGTGGAATTGCAAATGCCCTCTTTGAAAAAGAAGAAGTTGCGCCCTTTTATGGACTTTGACCGGCGCTCTCTTTACATACAAGCCGACCGTAAATTGCTGATGCAGGTCATTGAAAACCTGTTGTCCAATGCCATAAAATACTCCCCTCCGGGCAAAAGCATAAGCATCAGCAGCCATAGCGAGGGTGGGCAGGTCATCATAGGCATCCGCGACGAAGGACCCGGTATCCCCCAAGAAGAACAGCAACTACTGTTCAAGCGTTTTCAAAAGTTGAGCCCCCGCCCTACCCAAGGCGAAGACAGCAGCGGGCTGGGCTTGTTCATTGCCAAAAACCTCACTGAACAAATGGGCGGTAGATTGAGTTTTAAAAGCAAGGAAGGCAAGGGCACTACTTTTTATTTGCTCTTCCCCGAAGCGTAGATTTTTCAAAAATTTTATATTTTTAGCTAAGAAAAAATATATCTAAACGTTCACAATCATGGAAGCAAACTCTTCTGTTGAGACCATTCAACTGGCGCTGTCTGATGAGGCTGTTTTGCGCTGCAAGCACATACTGTGCGACTTGTACCCGCATATACCGCAAGAAGACGAAGCCTTTTTGTTCACCATCCGCAAGCTACAGGTCGAAGGCTACAACTTGGCTTACATCGAAAAAAATGGCACAGCTGCCTCGCTGGTAGGCTTCCGCGTAGGTGAAAACTTGGCATGGGGCAAATACATCTTCATCGACGAACTGGCAACCGCCCCTAAATACCGCCATCAAGGCTTGGCTTCTGCCATCATCGACTGGCTGACAGATTATGCCAAAACCAAGAAGTGCAGCAAAATATTTCTCGATTTTGTGATGATGGACCAGAAAGCTAAAGCGTGGGCTGAGCAAAAAGGCTTCAAACCATACAGCACCCGCTATGCCATTACGCTTTAAGTGCCATAGCCTGCTATACACTCTCTGCTTGTGGTTGCTCTTCTTTTTGGTTAAGCCGACGGCTGCCCTTGCCCAAGAGGTACAGGCAGCTGTGCTTTTTCACGACCTGAAGGTGCTTGCTGCTGATACTATGCAAGGCAGAAAAACCGGCACGGAAGGCAATCGTCAAGCGCGGGCTTATCTTATCCGTCGCCTGAAAGAGATAGGCTTAAACGGCTTCCGTCCGGATTATACCCACCCTTTCACACAAGGGCAGGTGCAAGGCAGCAATGTGATAGCTTATGTCAAAGGGCAAAGCGAGCGTTATATTGTGGTGAGTGCCCACTATGACCACTTGGGCGTAAAAGACGGGCAGATATACAACGGTGCCGATGACAATGCCTCCGGCGTGGCTGCCGCCTTGCAGCTGGCTACCCTCATCAAACAGCAGCAGTCGCCACGCTACTCTTGGCTATTTGTATTTTTAGACGCCGAAGAAGCCGGCTTGTTGGGCGCATGGGCTTTTGTGAGTCAACCGCCGGTGCCATTGAAAAACATCGTGCTTAACCTCAATTTCGATATGCTTAGCCGCAGCCAAAAGAAAGAATTGTATGTGTGTGGCACTGCCCACTATCCCAAGCTGCGCCCCTTGGTAAAACGTTGTGTACCGCCTGTAGGCTTACGGGTCATTTTCGGGCATGACACGGCTCATTTGGGTATGCAAGACTGGACCGCTGCTTCTGACCACTACGCTTTTCATAAAAAAGGCATTCCTTTCCTTTATTTTGGTGTGGAAGACCATCCGGATTATCACCGCCCTACCGACGACTACGAAAACATAGACAAGGATTTTTATTTAAAGGTGGTGCAATACTTGGCTCAATTAGCCTTGCTCATAGACCGTGAATTGTAACCAAAGGGCACAAGATTACAAACAAGCCTCTGGGTCGGTAAATACGCGGCAAAACACCCCTCGAGCATTACACACCGCCTCGAGATATTTCAGACGTGGGGTATGGCGGTGTTTTTCTTTTATCAGACGCAAATAAACTCCCTTTATCCGCCCGGGATGATGCTCTACCAAACGCGCATAAATGAGTGGGTCTTGTTGCCCACTATCTCCTATGAGCAGGAAAGGCAAGGCGTACATATCCATGAGGTGCTCGATGGTAGCATATTTATGAGACTCCTTTTTCCGAAAGAGCTCACGCCAGTGGTGCACCCGCTCGCGCAGCAGCAAACAGCCGTCCGGGAAGTGGTTGATTTTCAAAAAATCACGAATCAAATCAAAGAGATTCCATTCGCTGTTGGAAACATAAAAAAACAAAGGGGGGCATTCTCCTGCTGCATTCAAAAAGGTATATAGCGCCTGCATACCGGGGATAGCTTTTCGTTCGTGCACATCATAAAAAAGCAGGTATTTCAGGCGCTGCCACCAACGGGTAGCGTGGGTTTTCAAAACAGTATCGTCTACATCGGACACCACCACGTAAGGCATTTTTTCGTGGGAGAAGCATAGCGGCACATGAACGTACAAGGCACACGCTTCTATGCCCAAACGAACGAAAGGGCGCTGCTCCTCACGACGCTCTATCTCGAAGCAAAAGTAACCACCCCTCCCCGTAAATTGCACATAACGACTATGACCATCATACAAGACAACGGGTATCCCTTCTATGCCTTTTGCCAAATAGTGGCGCAACAAACGACGCAAAGGACGCCAAAAACTTAGACTTTTGCTTGTGGAAGAAATATTACTGCTGCGCTCAACCACATGCCCCTTCACACAAATTTTTTTATTATTGGCATATGCCACACAAGCCTGAAAACAAGGATGCGGCTGTATTTTCAACAGTTTTTTTACTAAAGCCAAAAACATATATGCCTCACGATTTCACACGTATCTTGTTCGTAGTAAATCCCATTTCCGGCGGGCACGACAAAGAAGCTTTCATAAGACAAATTCCGCAATGGGCAGATAAACACCACTATGAAGTACATATTTACAAAACCACTGGCAATGATGACAAAAGCAAGATAGAAGAAACAATAAAAAACTGGAACCCGCAAGTAGTCGTAGCTGTGGGTGGCGACGGTACCTGCAAGTTGGTTGCAGAGAGCCTGCAAGGAAGCCAAGCAGTGATGGGCATCATCCCCTTTGGTTCTGCCAACGGCTTGGCTACTTCGCTGCATATACCCGCTACCCCCCTGGAAGCGCTGCAACAACTACCCCACATGACCATACAGCGCTTAGATGCGCTTTATGTAAACAAAGCGCTGAGCTTGCATCTTGCAGACCTCGGCTTCAATGCTAAAGTTATTCACCGCTTTCAAGAAGAAAAAACACGTGGCTGGTGGGGCTATATGAAACTCTATCTGCAAGAGCGCCGCTCCCTGAAATCGTTCAAGATACGCTTTCATCTGCCGCATGCCCCTAAGCGTAAATGGTTCAATGCTCGAGCATACATATTGGTAATTGCCAACATGCAGCGTTATGGCACCGAAGCGCTCATCAACCCTTTGGGGCGCGCCAACGACGGTAAATTCGAGCTGGTGCTCGTGCGCCCCATTCCATGGTGGCGGTTGCTGTTGGCTTTGCCTCTGTTTTTCTCCGATAAGCACCTGCAAAAAGGATTAAGTAAAATATGGCAGACCGACTACGCCGAATTGTATCTGAAAAAAGCCGAAGCTTTGCAGGTGGATGGCGAACCCATGGGTAAACATAAGAAAGTAGTAATACGCATCAAAAAGCAAGCTATACCAGTACTGTGCCCACAAGAGCAAACAAATGACCGCTTACCTTTGTTTTCATAATAAAAACTGTCATGTGGTATCGCCTTCTGATGGTTGTCTTTCTACTATTGGCAAGCCCCCTTGCCGCTTGCAGTCAAAAGCCAACAGACAACACAAAACATTCACCTGCTAAAAAAGAAGCATCTATGGAAAAAGACAAGCACGCACTCCCTCAGTCCGAAGAGGAATGGCGCCGCATACTTACGCCCGAGCAATACCGAGTGTTGCGCCAAAAAGGTACCGAGCCGCCCTTCAGCGGCAAATTCTATAAGCACAAAGAGAAAGGTGTTTATGTGTGTGCCGCCTGTGGTAACCAACTGTTTCCTTCAGATTTCAAATACGACTCTGGCTGCGGATGGCCCGCCTTCTATGACGCCCTTCCGGGTGCCGTTATTTTCCAAGACGACTACAGCTATGGCATGTATCGCATAGAGGTGCTCTGCGCACGTTGTAAAAGCCACTTGGGGCATATCTTCGATGACGGACCCGCCCCCACAGGCAAACGCTACTGCATCAATTCCGTTGCCATGGACTTCAAAGAAAAAGATGATAAGGAAAAGCCTTCTGAATAGTAAAAGCCAAGAGCTTGCAACCTAAACTCGAGCAACCTTTCTGCTTGTGATGCTTTTCTTCTTCGTCCTTTCGAGTGCAAGTGAGAAAGCTTCCTATGGCTTGGCAGGATTGAGCGCTCTCACTCGCTTTGCTCGTTCGAAATGGCAGCCACATCAATAGAATGCTGATGCATACCCTGTCTTTGGACAGCACGCTCAAAACACAAAGCCCCTTTAAAAAGGGGCTTTGGTATTTACTATGTTGGCAATTTCTACACATCAGGGGAACAAGCCCATCATCTGGTAGCTGAGGGCTACCTTGTTGATGCCGTTGAAGAAAGCAGCCGTACGATAGTCAGTAATGCCGGGCACGGTCAGTAGAGTTTCACGCATTTCGTGGAAGGCTTCAATCATGGTGTCTTCCAAGCCAGAGTGCACCAAAGTTTTTTCATCTGCTCCTTGAATGAGCATGGCTTTCTCCTCGGGCGTAAGGCTCTTGCCGGTGAGTTTTTCTATGGTACTCACTATCATAGAATATTTACGTTCTTCGGCGCGCTTCGCCATACGACCGAAACGCACATTGGCTAAGTTTTTCAGCCATTCGAAGTAAGATACCGTTACCCCGCCGGCATTCAGCCACAAATCGGGTAAAATCACCACGCCCTTCTGGTGTAGGATTTCCTCACCTTCGCGCGTTACTGGACCATTGGCAGCTTCTGCTACTATCTTCGCTTTGACGCGTGGAGCATTTTCGGCATGAATTTGATTTTCCAAAGCTGCTGGAATCAAGATATCACACTCCATCTCGAGCAAAGCCTCGGGCTCATCGTAGCACTCCACATCAGGATATTGGGTAATGAGGTTGCCGCTTTTTCTGAATTGGAATACATCATCGACGTTCAAGCCCTTTTTGGAATAGATGCCCCCTTCACGCTCAGCAATACCCACAATGATAGCCCCGGCTTCCTGGCAAAACTTGGCAGCGTGGTAGCCCACATTGCCCAAGCCTTGCACAATGATGCGCTTACCTTCAATCCCGCGAGATAAGCCCAACTTGGTTACCTCTTCTTCTATGTCCAAAAATTCGCGAATACCAAAAAACACGCCCAATCCAGTGGCTTCGGTACGTCCACGAATCCCGCCTGCCCCAATGGGCTTACCGGTTACGCAACCTTGGGCATCGGTATCGCCGTGTTTGAAAGTCAAATAGGTATCCATAATCCAAGCCATTTCGCGGCTGCCGGTGCCATAATCGGGAGCTGGCACATCCAAAGAGGGACCAATCAGGTTTTTTTGAATGAGCTCTACCGTAAAACGGCGGGTAATTTTCTCCAAATCTTTCTCGCTATATTTCGTAGGGCTTATTTTCACCCCACCCTTGGCACCTCCAAAAGGCACATTCACTACGGCACATTTGAAGGTCATCAAAGTAGCCAATGCTTTCACTTCGTCTTCCGACACATAGCTGCTGTAACGAATACCACCTTTGGTGGGCAGCTTGTGGTGGCTGTGCTGTACCCTAATGCCCTCAATGACTTCTACTTTTCCGTTGATTTCTACAGGGAACTGAACCTTGTACACACTGTTGGCAACACGGATTTGCTGAATCAAACCCTTATCCCATTTGGTATGACGTGCTGCTTTGTCAAAGTAATACAGCACATCATTCATAAACTTGGTGCCCTGATCTGCTATCTTATTCATAGACAATTTAGGTTTAAAATACAGATGGAATCTGAGTGCAAAGTTTGTAAAAAATAAAGATACAATAGCAATTTTTATACAAAAAACATTAGAATCATATCTTAGTCGCTTGTTAAGTTCTAAAAGTTTTTATAACTTTATCTTGTTGTAAACCTCATCAAATCATCAAATATTATGACTACCCATTCCATTCAGTTGTCTGCCGAAGAAAAAGCCGCCGTAAAAGAGGTGTGGGTGCAAATGCTCGTACACAAAAAAGAATGGGGCATGTGTTTCTATGAGCGCCTCTTTGCCCTTTATCCACACATGAAACAGCTCTTTAAAGGCGATACAGAAGAGCAGGGGCAAAAGCTGGTCAATGTGCTTACTTTGATAGCCAGCAAGCTGGATAAAATAGACCAGATACGCCAAGAAGTGAAAGCCTTAGCCGAAAGGCACAAGCAATACAACGTAAAGCCGGAGTATTACCTGCCGTTCATCAACTTGTTGCTGTCGGTGTTAGCAGAAGCTATGGGCAGCCGATGGACCGAAACTACCGACCTCGCTATGCGAAAGGTGATGTTCATCATGATGGAAGCTGTCATTGAGCACATGAGCCCCGAAGATGAATATAAAGAAGCCGTAGAAAGTGCCAAGCAAATACTTAAGATAGCAGGTTAATGTTAATGCAAAGCATTTCTTTCGAAACAAACTGCTTTGATATTTTATTTTTTCCCTAAATTAGTGTCAGGGAAAAGTAATTGATACACCATGAAGCCTGCCTTATACTTTCTTTTTTGTCTATGTTTTCTTTTCGAAAGCTATGCTCAACAGAGCACTACTTACAGCGACAGCCTTAGACAATGGATGCAACAGAAAGAGCAAAGGCAGGAATACAAAGAAGCACTAAGCTATGCAAAAAAAGAAATTGCGCAGCAAGACAGCCTATTGCAGGCTACCCAACAGGCGCAGCAAGAAATACTAAAAGCCGTAGAAAAAGAAAAACAAGCCATGCGCTTGGGCTTGGTGCTTATGATAGGACTTCTTTTAGTGCTTCTTCTCTTCTTCATACAATATCAAAAGATTAAGGCAGGCTTAGAAAAAAACAAAAGAGAACTTGAAACTAAAAAATCCGAGTTAGAGCGTTCCGAAAATGCGCTCATTCAGCAAAATCTGCGCCTGAGTCAGCTTAGCTACGAGCGCAACCAAATTGCCAAGACGGTCAGCAAAGACCTACGCATGCCTTTCAACCGCATCATCTCTTTGGTTGACCTGCTGCGCTTGGATGAAGGATATGAACGCCTGACTCCCAATCAAAAAGAATACATCCAAAACATTTTGCAGGTAGCTATGGACGGGCTCAATACCCTCCAGAATCTCATAGACATCCGCGACATAGAGAAATACAGAGAAGAAATACGGGTAGAAACCTTCGACTTGGTGGAAGTAGTCAACGAGCTGCTCCGCGCCTACCGCGGCTATGCCTATGCCAAAGAGCAGGTCATACAAATAGAGCGTAACCGCGAAGAAATAGAGATGCGCAGCGACTCTTTCTTGGTGCGACGTATCATCGCTCAGTTGCTGTCCAACGCCATTAAGTTTTCGCACAAGCATTCCGAGATTTTTGTGCGCCTACTTGACCACGGCGATGAGGTTGTCATAGAGGTGGAGGATGAAGGTCCCGGCATCTGCAAAGAAGATCGCGAGCGTTTATTCCAAACAGGCGAACACAATCCATTTAGGAACAAACCTACAGGCGCAGAATCGGCTGCTGGCATGGGGCTTATCATCTGCAAACAATTGGTAGAAGCGCTGCATGGCACCATTGAATGTGAAAGTGAAGAAGGTAGAGGCTCTTTGTTCCGGGTGCGACTACCCAAGAATTACCATCGCAAAGCCAAAGAGCTCAAAGAACAGGCAAAAGTGTGAAAAAACTTAGGGGCGCTTGCGGTACAAACAAACGCGCCCTCGGCACTCCACCAGCTGCCAAGCCTGCGGCTCGAAAGCTGCAGCATAATCAGCTCCCAAAAGAGCATACTCATGCCATGCCTGCTCGTTTTTAAGCAGCCACACTGTAGCACAGTCTTGTGTGGCAGTGCTGTCGGCAAGCAGCAAATCCTGCAGACGTGGGGCATCTTGCTGGAAAGCAAAGTAAAAAGCTCCCCCCGTAGCCAACCGGTTGTCCGTCATAATACAGTGCTCATTTCCTGCTTTTGAGAAGTATTTTTGCAATAAATACTTCTCGTCTTTATAAGTCCCCTGCGTTTGCGTTTTATAAGCTGCATACGCCGGATGAACAAAGCCCAATGCCACCAGTGCTGGCAATGCGAAACGACGCAAAGGCTCATAAAAGGCGCCCAAACAAAGTACTCCCCCTTCTAAAAAGTAGAGCGTCGCCAAGGGATAATTTCCCCCATAAAAACACCACAGAGAGGCAGCCCACAGCAGCCCTCCCCATGCTCCCACCGAAGTAAAGCGCTAAGAGCACTCCACCCAATAGACAGGCATAGCGCCAAAAAAGCAGGTGTTGCCTCCGGA comes from Thermonema lapsum and encodes:
- a CDS encoding SDR family NAD(P)-dependent oxidoreductase, translating into MSNQPQTALITGATSGIGLATARLMAAYGVRLILCGRRKERLDSLKQELSTQTEVLTLRFDVRERAAVAQALENLPVGWQSIDVLVNNAGNAHGLAPIQEGSLDDWDAMIDGNVKGLLYVTKAVLPYMLKQKKGHIVNIGSIAGKEVYPGGNVYCASKFAVDALSKAMRIDLYKEGVRVSEVNPGLVETEFSLVRFKGDVERAKKVYEGYRPLRPEDIAEVIWFIVTRPAHVNLAEVLVLSADQATSTLVNRRES
- a CDS encoding sensor histidine kinase, which gives rise to MKPALYFLFCLCFLFESYAQQSTTYSDSLRQWMQQKEQRQEYKEALSYAKKEIAQQDSLLQATQQAQQEILKAVEKEKQAMRLGLVLMIGLLLVLLLFFIQYQKIKAGLEKNKRELETKKSELERSENALIQQNLRLSQLSYERNQIAKTVSKDLRMPFNRIISLVDLLRLDEGYERLTPNQKEYIQNILQVAMDGLNTLQNLIDIRDIEKYREEIRVETFDLVEVVNELLRAYRGYAYAKEQVIQIERNREEIEMRSDSFLVRRIIAQLLSNAIKFSHKHSEIFVRLLDHGDEVVIEVEDEGPGICKEDRERLFQTGEHNPFRNKPTGAESAAGMGLIICKQLVEALHGTIECESEEGRGSLFRVRLPKNYHRKAKELKEQAKV
- a CDS encoding sensor histidine kinase, which translates into the protein MKMLRLPQSATARIAYPFRMIAYSLIWVLSVVNFEQYASVHRAQLYFLITLAILYPHLMHWLFAYLEKNTWWRQHFLLPDALLLGYTLHVFGLPPVISITLNAMLFGSHIALRGKQHLWVLALAELLGFGMAVLLEGGHLYISPPNYLNAVICSVVSSFYCIAFGYQAYRQSSSLKKARIAIEQQAQVLQQQKEELEALTHKQIHLMQTIAHDMKNPLHNIMGLLEVIRLDGTLNQAQQEAYYRIMKVVEQQQERIHKILSERARHTGQIDIQNQRIAVHELLHECVELQMPSLKKKKLRPFMDFDRRSLYIQADRKLLMQVIENLLSNAIKYSPPGKSISISSHSEGGQVIIGIRDEGPGIPQEEQQLLFKRFQKLSPRPTQGEDSSGLGLFIAKNLTEQMGGRLSFKSKEGKGTTFYLLFPEA
- a CDS encoding globin domain-containing protein, with translation MTTHSIQLSAEEKAAVKEVWVQMLVHKKEWGMCFYERLFALYPHMKQLFKGDTEEQGQKLVNVLTLIASKLDKIDQIRQEVKALAERHKQYNVKPEYYLPFINLLLSVLAEAMGSRWTETTDLAMRKVMFIMMEAVIEHMSPEDEYKEAVESAKQILKIAG
- a CDS encoding Glu/Leu/Phe/Val family dehydrogenase, translating into MNKIADQGTKFMNDVLYYFDKAARHTKWDKGLIQQIRVANSVYKVQFPVEINGKVEVIEGIRVQHSHHKLPTKGGIRYSSYVSEDEVKALATLMTFKCAVVNVPFGGAKGGVKISPTKYSEKDLEKITRRFTVELIQKNLIGPSLDVPAPDYGTGSREMAWIMDTYLTFKHGDTDAQGCVTGKPIGAGGIRGRTEATGLGVFFGIREFLDIEEEVTKLGLSRGIEGKRIIVQGLGNVGYHAAKFCQEAGAIIVGIAEREGGIYSKKGLNVDDVFQFRKSGNLITQYPDVECYDEPEALLEMECDILIPAALENQIHAENAPRVKAKIVAEAANGPVTREGEEILHQKGVVILPDLWLNAGGVTVSYFEWLKNLANVRFGRMAKRAEERKYSMIVSTIEKLTGKSLTPEEKAMLIQGADEKTLVHSGLEDTMIEAFHEMRETLLTVPGITDYRTAAFFNGINKVALSYQMMGLFP
- a CDS encoding diacylglycerol/lipid kinase family protein is translated as MPHDFTRILFVVNPISGGHDKEAFIRQIPQWADKHHYEVHIYKTTGNDDKSKIEETIKNWNPQVVVAVGGDGTCKLVAESLQGSQAVMGIIPFGSANGLATSLHIPATPLEALQQLPHMTIQRLDALYVNKALSLHLADLGFNAKVIHRFQEEKTRGWWGYMKLYLQERRSLKSFKIRFHLPHAPKRKWFNARAYILVIANMQRYGTEALINPLGRANDGKFELVLVRPIPWWRLLLALPLFFSDKHLQKGLSKIWQTDYAELYLKKAEALQVDGEPMGKHKKVVIRIKKQAIPVLCPQEQTNDRLPLFS
- a CDS encoding GNAT family N-acetyltransferase; translated protein: MEANSSVETIQLALSDEAVLRCKHILCDLYPHIPQEDEAFLFTIRKLQVEGYNLAYIEKNGTAASLVGFRVGENLAWGKYIFIDELATAPKYRHQGLASAIIDWLTDYAKTKKCSKIFLDFVMMDQKAKAWAEQKGFKPYSTRYAITL
- the msrB gene encoding peptide-methionine (R)-S-oxide reductase MsrB, with translation MWYRLLMVVFLLLASPLAACSQKPTDNTKHSPAKKEASMEKDKHALPQSEEEWRRILTPEQYRVLRQKGTEPPFSGKFYKHKEKGVYVCAACGNQLFPSDFKYDSGCGWPAFYDALPGAVIFQDDYSYGMYRIEVLCARCKSHLGHIFDDGPAPTGKRYCINSVAMDFKEKDDKEKPSE
- a CDS encoding phosphatase domain-containing protein produces the protein MFLALVKKLLKIQPHPCFQACVAYANNKKICVKGHVVERSSNISSTSKSLSFWRPLRRLLRHYLAKGIEGIPVVLYDGHSRYVQFTGRGGYFCFEIERREEQRPFVRLGIEACALYVHVPLCFSHEKMPYVVVSDVDDTVLKTHATRWWQRLKYLLFYDVHERKAIPGMQALYTFLNAAGECPPLFFYVSNSEWNLFDLIRDFLKINHFPDGCLLLRERVHHWRELFRKKESHKYATIEHLMDMYALPFLLIGDSGQQDPLIYARLVEHHPGRIKGVYLRLIKEKHRHTPRLKYLEAVCNARGVFCRVFTDPEACL
- a CDS encoding M28 family peptidase; translated protein: MPLRFKCHSLLYTLCLWLLFFLVKPTAALAQEVQAAVLFHDLKVLAADTMQGRKTGTEGNRQARAYLIRRLKEIGLNGFRPDYTHPFTQGQVQGSNVIAYVKGQSERYIVVSAHYDHLGVKDGQIYNGADDNASGVAAALQLATLIKQQQSPRYSWLFVFLDAEEAGLLGAWAFVSQPPVPLKNIVLNLNFDMLSRSQKKELYVCGTAHYPKLRPLVKRCVPPVGLRVIFGHDTAHLGMQDWTAASDHYAFHKKGIPFLYFGVEDHPDYHRPTDDYENIDKDFYLKVVQYLAQLALLIDREL